From the Ignavibacteriales bacterium genome, the window GGAGCCGCAAGTGAATTAAGGAAGAGATATAAAGATCTCTTTGTAATTGGAACAGGTGGTTACTCCGACTATATTTCGCATCATACAGAGTGCTTTGACATTGTCGATAAAGACCTCGTAATGAAGGGAATTAATGTTATCCTTAACCACAAAAGCTTTAAGAAAGTATGATAAGGATCTCCACAAATGAAATAATAAAGAAGACCAGAGGTAACTGTGATATTATAAATCTCACTGACGACCTGATAGATCTTTTGAGAGAGACAGGTATGAACCAGGGACAGTGCACGGTGTTTTCTATCGGTTCAACATCAGCTATAACAACAGTGGAGTACGAGCCGGGACTAATCAAAGACATCCCTGAATTTCTTGATGAATTAATACCTCAGTACAAGAAATATCATCATAATGATACATGGGGTGACGGCAACGGACATTCACATTTGAGATCTTCACTATACAAATCCTCTTTGACAATACCATTCAGCAACGGAGAATTTTATCTCGGCACCTGGCAACAGGTAGTGTTCCTGGATTTTGATAACAGGGAACGCACGAGGCGAATAATCGTACAATTCATC encodes:
- a CDS encoding YjbQ family protein — protein: MIRISTNEIIKKTRGNCDIINLTDDLIDLLRETGMNQGQCTVFSIGSTSAITTVEYEPGLIKDIPEFLDELIPQYKKYHHNDTWGDGNGHSHLRSSLYKSSLTIPFSNGEFYLGTWQQVVFLDFDNRERTRRIIVQFIGE